One window of the Archangium primigenium genome contains the following:
- a CDS encoding CsbD family protein: protein MGEWTDKAKGKVKETVGVATGDRELEAEGKADTLKGKVKEVAEDAKRVIKDGVEAIKGNSRRDPDAI, encoded by the coding sequence ATGGGTGAGTGGACGGATAAGGCCAAGGGCAAGGTGAAGGAGACGGTCGGTGTGGCCACGGGTGACCGCGAGCTCGAGGCCGAAGGCAAGGCCGACACCTTGAAGGGCAAGGTGAAGGAAGTCGCCGAGGACGCCAAGCGCGTCATCAAGGACGGCGTGGAGGCCATCAAGGGCAACAGCCGCCGGGATCCGGACGCCATCTAG
- a CDS encoding alpha-amylase family glycosyl hydrolase, giving the protein MSTNKINQGPKSALSGPKVEAPVVGRETRPTNTVSRETKAEPKPEAKGQPVAGKTAGKADGFEAPARAAARGQASAFDGVQARGNLAGAGASAAVTAAASKQVAAGSAVKRSVTLTYDAGPHSQMKNLKVKGSWDAAGKFSGEWSGEPLAMKPVGDGKWQVTVEVQDDGLPRDWQWGVTADGPTGKDKWVVMGEGNLKFDPKKPTASYAPTTYHEMGSTRVGEDVSFKLWAQGAKSVQVKVTDQQGKVERFPMEGDGAGNWSTKLEGQWDKMVGKSYTYEVVDSVGDLSERPDPYAREMMGEQRGLDRMFLDPKSGQEVNRYATGAKELMRFDVDGMEGADQAYLVFKDESGRALSKDELVKRLGTFDTSLVDKLRGGEFNDHWSKNIEADGRIRMTNQEGAWSTLVDDPKKLVGLRYEFQVFEKDAQGQLKLKGDANQNGKLEAGERRASAVNDPWSDLITESSGVSFRGSVITDPTTFEWKNTDAPRERDHSKWVVYQLHVGSFLGKGGNSNRSTLEDLTAKLDYFKELGINTLELLPTNEVEGARNWGYLGVNSLATESSFGFEDKDGRWVSGTEALKRFIDEAHGKGLNVVSDVVYNHVFGDYNGLWNMGGPDNPYFNWAEEPGKQEIRETPWGAVPAYSEPKVKQFFVDHAVQQVQELQFDGLRFDFTEPIKGTGGKDGWEMLREINRQVHYHNPNAWTVAEQFDYDPSISRPAQNDGTGGGFDAQWYTEFQHKLVNDNSKPGLIQAASRGMKTDMDAFVGLMTNPRGLDRWKNALSIISNHDEVGNAQRTMNTAEGNAPTDFPEQWSRSAARFAAGMGLSGPGIPMFFQGDEFGAQNDFRWGNPSTWDSDWSWESVGQDWNWDKLTFNDTRKAEYERLFQLPEATRAKDKTYQGLSRDDRKVFDSLATMPADQRRGAMLDITRRQSFQFYKDALALRQSTPAFSATAEVNRVHTHNDDSVLAFTRKAGGEEYLVVGSLNKKNLEGYTLPLPPGNWKEVLNSDAAIYGGDNFGNYGATLNGGNTKVNIPSAGYVVLKKV; this is encoded by the coding sequence ATGAGCACGAACAAGATCAACCAGGGCCCCAAGAGCGCCCTCTCCGGTCCGAAGGTGGAGGCGCCGGTGGTGGGCCGGGAGACGCGGCCGACGAACACGGTGAGCCGCGAGACGAAGGCGGAGCCGAAGCCGGAGGCCAAGGGCCAGCCGGTGGCGGGCAAGACGGCGGGCAAGGCGGATGGTTTCGAGGCGCCCGCGCGGGCGGCGGCCCGGGGCCAGGCGTCGGCGTTCGACGGGGTGCAGGCGCGCGGCAACCTCGCGGGAGCGGGGGCGTCGGCGGCGGTGACCGCGGCGGCGTCGAAGCAGGTGGCGGCGGGGTCGGCGGTGAAGCGCTCGGTGACGCTGACGTACGACGCGGGTCCGCACAGCCAGATGAAGAACCTGAAGGTGAAGGGGAGCTGGGACGCGGCGGGCAAGTTCAGCGGCGAGTGGAGTGGCGAGCCGCTGGCGATGAAGCCGGTGGGGGACGGCAAGTGGCAGGTGACGGTGGAGGTGCAGGATGACGGCCTGCCGCGCGACTGGCAGTGGGGCGTGACGGCGGATGGCCCCACGGGCAAGGACAAGTGGGTGGTGATGGGCGAGGGGAACCTGAAGTTCGACCCGAAGAAGCCCACGGCGAGCTACGCGCCGACGACGTACCACGAGATGGGCTCGACGCGGGTGGGCGAGGACGTGTCGTTCAAGCTCTGGGCGCAGGGAGCCAAGAGCGTGCAGGTGAAGGTGACGGACCAGCAGGGCAAGGTGGAGCGCTTCCCCATGGAGGGGGATGGGGCGGGCAACTGGTCCACGAAGCTCGAGGGCCAGTGGGACAAGATGGTGGGCAAGTCGTACACCTACGAGGTGGTGGACTCGGTGGGAGACTTGAGCGAGCGCCCGGACCCGTACGCGCGCGAGATGATGGGCGAGCAGCGGGGCCTGGACCGGATGTTCCTGGATCCGAAGTCGGGGCAGGAGGTGAACCGCTACGCGACGGGCGCCAAGGAGCTGATGCGCTTCGACGTGGACGGCATGGAGGGCGCGGACCAGGCGTACCTGGTGTTCAAGGACGAGAGTGGCCGGGCGCTGAGCAAGGACGAGCTGGTCAAGCGGCTGGGGACGTTCGACACCTCGCTGGTGGACAAGCTGCGGGGCGGCGAGTTCAACGACCACTGGTCGAAGAACATCGAGGCGGACGGCCGCATCCGGATGACGAACCAGGAGGGCGCCTGGTCGACGCTGGTGGACGACCCCAAGAAGCTGGTGGGGCTGCGCTACGAGTTCCAGGTCTTCGAGAAGGACGCCCAGGGCCAGCTGAAGCTCAAGGGAGACGCGAACCAGAACGGCAAGCTGGAGGCGGGCGAGCGCCGGGCGTCGGCGGTGAATGATCCCTGGAGCGACCTCATCACGGAGAGCAGTGGCGTGTCGTTCCGGGGCTCGGTCATCACGGACCCGACGACCTTCGAGTGGAAGAACACGGACGCGCCGCGCGAGCGCGACCACTCCAAGTGGGTGGTGTACCAGCTGCACGTGGGCAGCTTCCTGGGCAAGGGGGGCAACTCCAACCGCTCGACGCTCGAGGACCTGACGGCGAAGCTGGACTACTTCAAGGAGCTGGGCATCAACACGCTGGAGCTCCTGCCGACCAACGAGGTGGAGGGGGCGCGCAACTGGGGCTACCTGGGCGTGAACAGCCTGGCCACGGAGAGCTCGTTCGGCTTCGAGGACAAGGATGGGCGGTGGGTGAGCGGGACGGAGGCGCTCAAGCGCTTCATCGACGAGGCGCACGGCAAGGGGCTCAACGTGGTGTCGGACGTGGTCTACAACCACGTGTTCGGCGACTACAACGGGCTGTGGAACATGGGCGGTCCGGACAACCCGTACTTCAACTGGGCGGAGGAGCCGGGCAAGCAGGAGATCCGCGAGACGCCGTGGGGCGCGGTGCCGGCGTACTCGGAGCCGAAGGTGAAGCAGTTCTTCGTGGACCACGCGGTGCAGCAGGTGCAGGAGCTGCAGTTCGACGGCCTGCGCTTCGACTTCACCGAGCCCATCAAGGGCACGGGGGGCAAGGACGGCTGGGAGATGCTGCGGGAGATCAACCGGCAGGTCCACTACCACAACCCCAACGCGTGGACGGTGGCGGAGCAGTTCGACTACGACCCGAGCATCTCGAGGCCGGCGCAGAACGACGGCACGGGGGGTGGCTTCGACGCGCAGTGGTACACGGAGTTCCAGCACAAGCTGGTGAACGACAACAGCAAGCCGGGCCTCATCCAGGCGGCGTCGCGGGGGATGAAGACGGACATGGACGCGTTCGTGGGGCTGATGACCAACCCACGGGGCCTGGACAGATGGAAGAACGCGCTGTCGATCATCTCGAACCATGACGAGGTGGGCAACGCGCAGCGCACGATGAACACGGCCGAGGGCAATGCGCCCACGGACTTCCCGGAGCAGTGGTCGCGGAGCGCGGCGCGGTTCGCGGCGGGCATGGGCTTGTCGGGGCCGGGCATCCCGATGTTCTTCCAGGGAGACGAGTTCGGGGCGCAGAACGACTTCCGGTGGGGCAATCCGTCCACGTGGGACAGCGACTGGTCGTGGGAGTCGGTGGGCCAGGACTGGAACTGGGACAAGCTGACGTTCAACGACACGCGCAAGGCGGAGTACGAGCGGCTGTTCCAGCTGCCCGAGGCGACGCGGGCGAAGGACAAGACGTACCAGGGCCTGTCGCGCGATGACCGGAAGGTCTTCGACAGCCTGGCGACGATGCCCGCGGACCAGCGTCGGGGGGCGATGCTGGACATCACCCGTCGGCAGAGCTTCCAGTTCTACAAGGACGCGCTCGCGTTGAGGCAGTCCACGCCGGCGTTCAGCGCGACGGCGGAGGTGAACCGGGTGCACACGCACAACGACGACTCGGTCCTGGCCTTCACGCGCAAGGCGGGCGGCGAGGAGTACCTGGTGGTGGGCAGCCTGAATAAGAAGAACCTGGAGGGCTACACGCTGCCGCTGCCGCCGGGTAACTGGAAGGAAGTGCTCAACAGTGACGCGGCCATCTACGGCGGCGACAACTTCGGCAACTACGGCGCGACGCTGAATGGTGGGAACACCAAGGTGAACATCCCGTCGGCGGGCTACGTGGTGCTCAAGAAGGTGTAG
- the recF gene encoding DNA replication/repair protein RecF (All proteins in this family for which functions are known are DNA-binding proteins that assist the filamentation of RecA onto DNA for the initiation of recombination or recombinational repair.) produces the protein MRLLALHVQDFRNLRQVTLPPSPHATIAVGQNGQGKTNLLEALYFLATLKPLRAGRLSELVRWGTSTARVSGRFLLKGAEREISVEVSGGVRQAFVDGKKASSLEDYFGGVSVVAFTPDDLEVIKGGPDARRGFLDRAVFNRFPAFLRESREYGRALKNRNRLLRAGPVEPAYLDAYDETLARAGARVYARRRALMAELAPRAQSTFASIGRTPEPAVYGYHPAHLGDVDVDGGDEAALATALREALATRSRRDIERGFTSVGPHVDDVSVTLGGRSARAYASQGQQRALVLGWKIAEIENLEAAMGFLPLLLLDDVSSELDPERNAYLMNYLSASGAQVFLSTTDAGLVRHAAALDTLWLHVHAGEVSVAPPTAGSDGA, from the coding sequence GTGCGCCTGTTGGCACTCCACGTCCAGGACTTCCGAAACCTTCGCCAGGTCACCCTGCCGCCAAGTCCTCACGCGACCATCGCCGTGGGTCAGAACGGCCAGGGCAAGACGAACCTGCTCGAGGCCCTCTACTTCCTCGCCACGCTCAAGCCCCTGCGGGCGGGGCGTCTGTCGGAACTCGTCCGGTGGGGGACCTCCACGGCGCGGGTCTCCGGTCGCTTCCTGCTCAAGGGGGCCGAGCGGGAGATCTCCGTCGAGGTCTCCGGAGGGGTCCGCCAGGCGTTCGTGGACGGCAAGAAGGCCTCCAGCCTCGAGGACTACTTTGGTGGCGTCTCCGTGGTGGCCTTCACCCCGGATGATCTGGAGGTCATCAAGGGCGGGCCCGATGCCCGCCGCGGCTTCCTGGACCGCGCCGTCTTCAATCGTTTCCCCGCCTTCCTGCGCGAGAGTCGTGAGTACGGACGGGCCCTGAAGAATCGCAACCGCTTGCTGCGCGCCGGCCCCGTCGAACCCGCCTACCTGGATGCCTATGACGAGACCCTGGCCCGCGCGGGGGCTCGCGTCTATGCCCGCCGCCGTGCCCTGATGGCCGAACTGGCACCCCGGGCCCAGTCCACCTTCGCCTCCATCGGCCGCACGCCCGAGCCCGCCGTGTATGGCTATCATCCCGCCCACCTCGGCGATGTCGATGTCGACGGGGGCGACGAGGCCGCGCTCGCCACCGCGCTGAGAGAAGCCCTCGCCACCCGCTCCCGCCGGGACATCGAGCGGGGTTTCACCTCGGTGGGCCCCCACGTGGACGATGTCTCCGTCACCCTGGGCGGCCGCAGCGCTCGGGCCTATGCGAGCCAGGGGCAGCAGCGCGCCCTCGTGCTCGGCTGGAAGATCGCCGAGATCGAGAACCTCGAGGCCGCCATGGGCTTTCTGCCCCTGTTGCTCCTGGATGACGTGTCCAGTGAGCTCGACCCCGAGCGCAATGCCTATCTGATGAACTACCTGTCCGCCAGCGGCGCCCAGGTCTTCCTCTCCACCACCGACGCGGGCCTCGTGCGCCATGCCGCCGCCCTGGACACCCTGTGGTTGCATGTCCACGCGGGTGAGGTCTCCGTCGCTCCTCCGACCGCCGGAAGCGACGGCGCCTAG